In Streptomyces canus, one DNA window encodes the following:
- a CDS encoding pectinesterase family protein, whose amino-acid sequence MSETRSKARHRRRRTALAVGLPLALSAAGVMGYGALPGAQSRASAATTAAAPAWATATADGFASVNALGQNGTYGGRDGQIVTVKTLADLEKYATASEPYVIVVAATITMDPVGKEIKVQSNKTIVGSGTSGQIVGGGFFLGTGVHNVIIRNLTIRDAYQGVWNDKEHDFDAIQMDGAHHVWIDHNDLRHMADGLIDVRKDSTCVTVSWNKLSQDNKAFGIGWTENVVTDITIHHNWIRETEQRNPSTDNAAHAHLYNNFLEDVAGTDINSSYGNYSRGATRMVLENSYFQGFKNPVIKDSTASIVQKGNTFVGTSGRNESGGTAFDPKTYYAYTLDKTADVPALLKSGAGPRSSIGTTATASTKAAAATTLTVAKDGSGQYATVQAAVNAVPANNPSRVVISVKPGTYRELVKVPSNKPHVTIQGSGGSRNDTVIVYNNASGTPKPDGSGTYGTGGSATVAVEADDFQARNLTISNDFDEASHQDIANQAVALRTAADKVFLDGVIVSGDQDTLLVDTAAKEKLGRVYMTNSYVIGNVDFIFGRATAVIDKSVITLKKRWNGTSAGYVTAPSTAAGRKGILIANSTVNGDVSSASFYLGRPWHAGGDASLDPQTTVRNTSLSAAIKSTPWIDMSGFSWRDDRFAEYRNTGAGSGAASSDRPQLTDAQATGQEVADWLGDWTPSSS is encoded by the coding sequence ATGAGTGAGACACGCAGCAAGGCCCGCCACCGCAGAAGGAGGACGGCCCTGGCGGTCGGTCTCCCCCTGGCGCTGAGCGCCGCCGGAGTCATGGGCTACGGCGCCCTGCCCGGCGCCCAGAGCAGGGCGTCCGCCGCCACCACCGCCGCCGCTCCCGCCTGGGCCACCGCCACCGCGGACGGCTTCGCCTCCGTCAACGCCCTCGGCCAGAACGGGACGTACGGCGGCCGGGACGGTCAGATCGTCACCGTGAAGACGCTCGCCGACCTGGAGAAGTACGCGACGGCGAGCGAGCCGTACGTCATCGTCGTCGCCGCGACCATCACCATGGACCCGGTCGGGAAAGAGATCAAGGTCCAGAGCAACAAGACCATCGTCGGGTCCGGGACATCCGGGCAGATCGTCGGCGGCGGCTTCTTCCTCGGCACCGGCGTGCACAACGTGATCATCCGGAACCTCACCATCCGGGACGCCTACCAAGGTGTCTGGAACGACAAGGAACACGACTTCGACGCCATCCAGATGGACGGCGCCCACCACGTGTGGATCGACCACAACGACCTGCGGCACATGGCCGACGGACTCATCGACGTCCGCAAGGACAGCACCTGTGTGACGGTCTCCTGGAACAAACTCAGCCAGGACAACAAGGCGTTCGGCATCGGCTGGACGGAGAACGTCGTCACCGACATCACCATCCACCACAACTGGATCCGCGAGACCGAGCAGCGCAACCCGTCCACGGACAACGCGGCCCACGCGCACCTCTACAACAACTTCCTGGAGGACGTGGCCGGGACGGACATCAACTCCTCCTATGGCAACTACTCGCGCGGCGCGACCAGGATGGTCCTGGAGAACTCCTACTTCCAGGGCTTCAAGAACCCCGTCATCAAGGACAGCACCGCGAGCATCGTCCAGAAGGGCAACACCTTCGTGGGGACGAGCGGGCGCAACGAGAGCGGGGGCACGGCCTTCGACCCGAAGACGTACTATGCCTACACGCTCGACAAGACGGCCGACGTACCGGCGCTTCTCAAGTCCGGTGCGGGACCGCGGAGTTCGATCGGTACGACGGCGACGGCCTCGACGAAGGCCGCCGCCGCGACCACGCTCACCGTCGCCAAGGACGGCAGCGGGCAGTACGCGACCGTGCAGGCCGCGGTGAACGCCGTACCGGCGAACAACCCCTCCCGCGTGGTGATCTCGGTGAAGCCGGGGACCTACCGCGAGCTGGTCAAGGTGCCGTCCAACAAGCCGCACGTCACCATCCAGGGGTCGGGCGGCAGCCGCAACGATACGGTGATCGTCTACAACAACGCGTCCGGCACCCCCAAGCCCGACGGCTCGGGCACCTACGGCACCGGCGGCAGCGCCACGGTCGCCGTCGAGGCCGACGACTTCCAGGCCCGCAACCTGACGATCTCCAACGACTTCGACGAGGCCAGTCACCAGGACATAGCCAACCAGGCGGTCGCCCTGCGCACCGCCGCCGACAAGGTGTTCCTCGACGGGGTCATCGTCAGCGGCGACCAGGACACGCTCCTCGTGGACACCGCGGCCAAGGAGAAGCTGGGCCGGGTCTACATGACCAACTCCTACGTCATCGGCAACGTCGACTTCATCTTCGGGCGGGCGACCGCGGTGATCGACAAGTCCGTCATCACGCTGAAGAAGCGCTGGAACGGCACCTCGGCCGGTTATGTCACCGCGCCCAGCACCGCCGCGGGCCGCAAGGGCATCCTCATCGCCAACTCGACGGTGAACGGGGACGTCTCCTCCGCGAGCTTCTACCTGGGCCGCCCCTGGCACGCCGGCGGTGACGCGAGCCTCGACCCGCAGACGACGGTCCGGAACACGTCGTTGAGCGCCGCGATCAAGTCCACGCCGTGGATCGACATGAGCGGCTTCTCCTGGAGGGACGACCGGTTCGCGGAGTACAGGAACACGGGCGCGGGCTCGGGTGCGGCGAGCAGCGACCGGCCGCAGCTGACCGATGCGCAGGCCACCGGCCAGGAGGTCGCGGACTGGCTGGGCGACTGGACGCCGAGCAGCTCCTGA
- a CDS encoding sensor histidine kinase — MKRVVRRYRSLPIRSRLALLVAAAVAFAVAAVSVTCWFIVQGKLYDQVDGDLQRSLRGPTLEGQAKAAVADCTTQTSSQNTDGPRNTYFQVVTESGKTCVFPYSLGAVKVTGTDEDLIKNGQVGRGVFHDSTDADGNNVRVLALPGYTVTDQTTGATSKAAILIALPLNSTEKTLNDLALILLLVSGIGVLGAGAAGLFVARAGLRPVDKLTEAVEQVARTEDLNIRIPVEEDAEDEVARLSRSFNSMTSSLASSRELQQQLIADAGHELRTPLTSLRTNIELLTRSEETGRPLPEADRKALLASVKAQMTELASLIGDLQELSRSEGQRGERVQVVSLEDTVESALRRARLRGPELTIDASLESWYTRAEPAALERAVVNILDNAVKFSPEGGTIEVRLNEGVLTVRDHGPGIPAEELPYVFDRFWRSPSARALPGSGLGLSIVARTVQQSGGEVTLGHADGGGTIATVRLPGAPTPPPEAPAAVQ; from the coding sequence GTGAAGAGGGTCGTTCGGCGTTATCGGTCCCTTCCGATCCGGTCACGGCTGGCGCTGCTCGTGGCGGCGGCGGTGGCGTTCGCGGTGGCGGCGGTGTCGGTGACCTGCTGGTTCATCGTGCAGGGGAAGTTGTACGACCAGGTGGACGGCGACCTCCAGAGGTCGCTGCGGGGGCCGACGCTCGAAGGTCAGGCCAAGGCCGCGGTCGCCGACTGCACCACACAGACCTCCTCGCAGAACACCGACGGCCCTCGCAACACCTACTTCCAGGTGGTCACGGAGAGCGGCAAGACCTGTGTCTTCCCGTACTCCCTCGGCGCGGTCAAGGTCACCGGGACCGACGAGGACCTGATCAAGAACGGGCAGGTCGGTCGAGGTGTCTTCCACGACAGCACCGATGCGGACGGCAACAACGTACGTGTCCTCGCGCTGCCGGGATACACGGTCACGGACCAGACCACGGGGGCCACCTCCAAGGCGGCCATTCTCATCGCCCTCCCGCTGAACAGCACCGAGAAGACCCTCAACGACCTCGCCCTCATCCTCCTCCTCGTCTCCGGCATCGGAGTCCTCGGCGCCGGTGCCGCAGGACTCTTCGTCGCCCGCGCCGGTCTTCGCCCCGTGGACAAGCTCACCGAGGCCGTCGAGCAGGTGGCCCGCACCGAGGACCTGAACATCCGTATCCCCGTCGAGGAGGACGCCGAGGACGAGGTCGCCCGGCTGTCCCGCTCCTTCAACTCGATGACGAGTTCCCTCGCCAGCTCCCGCGAGCTCCAGCAGCAGCTCATCGCCGACGCGGGTCACGAGCTGCGTACCCCGCTCACCTCCCTGCGCACCAACATCGAACTCCTCACCCGCAGCGAGGAGACCGGCCGCCCCCTACCCGAGGCCGACCGCAAGGCGCTGCTCGCGTCCGTGAAGGCGCAGATGACCGAACTGGCGTCTCTGATAGGTGACTTGCAGGAGCTGTCCCGCTCGGAGGGCCAGCGCGGTGAGCGGGTACAGGTCGTCTCGCTGGAGGACACCGTCGAGTCGGCGCTGCGCAGGGCACGGCTGCGGGGCCCGGAGCTGACCATCGACGCCTCGCTGGAGTCCTGGTACACCCGGGCCGAACCCGCCGCGCTGGAACGCGCCGTGGTCAACATCCTCGACAACGCGGTGAAGTTCAGCCCCGAGGGCGGCACGATCGAGGTCCGGCTGAACGAGGGAGTCCTCACCGTCCGCGACCACGGCCCCGGCATCCCCGCCGAGGAACTCCCGTACGTCTTCGACCGGTTCTGGCGCTCCCCGTCGGCCCGCGCCCTGCCCGGCTCCGGTCTCGGCCTCTCCATCGTGGCCCGCACGGTCCAGCAGTCCGGCGGCGAGGTCACCCTCGGCCACGCCGATGGCGGCGGCACGATCGCGACCGTACGACTGCCGGGGGCGCCGACTCCGCCACCGGAGGCTCCCGCCGCCGTGCAGTGA
- a CDS encoding response regulator transcription factor, producing MSSAEGDRDPQRILIVDDEPAVREALQRSLAFEGYDTEVAVDGADALDKATAYRPDLVVLDIQMPRMDGLTAARRIRGAGDTTPILMLTARDTVGDRVTGLDAGADDYLVKPFELDELFARVRALLRRSSYAAAAGAGSVDDDEALTFADLRMDLATREVTRAGRPVELTRTEFTLLEMFMAHPRQVLTREQILKAVWGFDFEPSSNSLDVYVMYLRRKTEAGGEPRLVHTVRGVGYVLRQGGAE from the coding sequence ATGAGCTCCGCCGAAGGCGACCGTGACCCCCAGCGCATCCTGATCGTCGACGACGAGCCGGCGGTGCGCGAAGCCCTCCAGCGCAGCCTCGCCTTCGAGGGCTACGACACGGAGGTGGCCGTGGACGGCGCGGACGCGCTCGACAAGGCGACCGCGTACCGGCCCGACCTGGTCGTCCTCGACATCCAGATGCCCCGCATGGACGGACTCACCGCCGCCCGGCGCATCCGCGGCGCGGGCGACACGACCCCCATCCTGATGCTGACGGCCCGCGACACGGTCGGTGACCGGGTCACCGGGCTCGACGCGGGCGCCGACGACTATCTGGTCAAGCCGTTCGAGCTCGACGAGCTGTTCGCCCGGGTCCGTGCGCTGCTGCGGCGCAGCTCGTACGCGGCGGCGGCCGGTGCGGGGTCCGTCGACGACGACGAGGCGCTCACCTTCGCCGACCTGCGGATGGATCTCGCGACCCGTGAGGTCACGCGTGCGGGGCGGCCGGTGGAGCTGACCCGTACCGAGTTCACCCTGCTCGAGATGTTCATGGCCCACCCGCGCCAGGTGCTGACCAGGGAACAGATCCTGAAGGCGGTGTGGGGCTTCGACTTCGAGCCGTCGTCCAACTCGCTGGACGTGTACGTGATGTACCTGCGCCGCAAGACGGAGGCGGGCGGTGAGCCGCGGCTCGTGCACACGGTTCGCGGCGTGGGGTATGTGCTGCGGCAGGGTGGCGCGGAGTGA
- a CDS encoding S1C family serine protease encodes MTESFRRDGEYEQYETPYQGAQQHASSPVNPEWPPPPAQPPVTPAQPVAPVQQPEVEPTTVWPGGQQAQPAAFASGGAGSYGGDGNGGGTALLAAPPAEPAAPAPKKRTRGPLALLAAVAIVAAAIGGGTAYGIQELTGNDTVAAGSSTSTSVVPSSAKGTVSGVAKAVSPSIVEINATSNAGESTGSGVIITSDGEIITNNHVISGATSIKVSTSDGKTYTAKVVGTDSKKDLALIKLENASGLSVATLGNSDGVQVGDQVVAIGSPEGLTGTVTSGIVSALNRDVTVSTDESQGQGQGQGQGGGSGQWPFEFGGRQFNGDTGSSTTTYKAIQTDASLNPGNSGGALIDMNGNIIGINSAMYSATSDSSTAGSAGLGFSIPINTVKSDLATLRAGGADN; translated from the coding sequence ATGACCGAGAGCTTCCGCCGCGACGGCGAGTACGAGCAGTACGAGACCCCCTACCAGGGCGCCCAGCAGCACGCTTCCTCGCCCGTGAACCCCGAGTGGCCGCCCCCGCCGGCCCAGCCGCCCGTGACGCCCGCACAGCCCGTGGCGCCGGTTCAGCAGCCGGAGGTCGAGCCGACGACCGTGTGGCCGGGCGGGCAGCAGGCCCAGCCCGCCGCCTTCGCCTCCGGGGGCGCCGGTTCGTACGGCGGTGACGGCAACGGCGGCGGGACCGCTCTCCTCGCCGCGCCCCCGGCCGAGCCCGCGGCCCCCGCCCCCAAGAAGCGCACCCGCGGCCCCCTCGCCCTCCTCGCCGCCGTCGCGATCGTCGCCGCGGCGATAGGAGGCGGCACCGCCTACGGCATCCAGGAGCTGACCGGCAACGACACGGTCGCCGCCGGCAGCAGCACCAGCACCAGCGTGGTGCCGTCCTCCGCCAAGGGCACGGTCTCCGGGGTCGCCAAGGCGGTCAGCCCGAGCATCGTCGAGATCAACGCCACCTCGAACGCCGGGGAGTCCACCGGATCCGGCGTGATCATCACCAGCGACGGCGAGATCATCACCAACAACCACGTCATCTCCGGCGCCACCTCCATCAAGGTGAGCACCAGCGACGGCAAGACCTACACCGCGAAGGTCGTCGGCACCGACAGCAAGAAGGACCTCGCCCTCATCAAGCTCGAGAACGCCTCCGGCCTTTCCGTGGCCACCCTCGGCAACTCCGACGGCGTCCAGGTCGGCGACCAGGTCGTGGCGATCGGCTCCCCCGAGGGCCTCACCGGCACCGTCACCAGCGGCATCGTCTCCGCCCTCAACCGGGACGTCACCGTCTCGACGGACGAGAGCCAGGGCCAGGGACAGGGCCAGGGACAGGGCGGCGGCAGCGGTCAGTGGCCGTTCGAGTTCGGCGGCCGGCAGTTCAACGGCGACACCGGTTCGTCCACGACGACGTACAAGGCCATCCAGACGGACGCGTCCTTGAACCCCGGCAACTCCGGCGGCGCGCTCATCGACATGAACGGCAACATCATCGGCATCAACTCCGCGATGTACTCCGCCACTTCGGACTCCTCGACGGCCGGCAGCGCGGGCCTCGGCTTCTCCATCCCGATCAACACCGTCAAGTCCGACCTGGCCACACTGCGGGCCGGCGGCGCCGACAACTGA
- a CDS encoding LacI family DNA-binding transcriptional regulator, translating to MAKVTRDDVARLAGTSTAVVSYVINNGPRPVAPATRERVLAAIKELGYRPDRVAQAMASRRTDLIGLIVPDARQPFFAEMAHAVEQAASERGKMVLVGNSDYIGEREVHYLRAFLGMRVSGLILVSHALNDNAAAEIEAWDARVVLLHERPEAIDDVAVVLDDLSGAKTAVEHLLGHGYPYVACMGGTADTPAVGDPVSDHVEGWRRAMDEAGLPTEGRLFEAPYNRYDAYQVALGVLAGPDRPPAIFCSTDDQAIGLLRAARELRIDVPGELGVIGFDDIKEAALADPPMTTIASDRSAMARAAVDLVLDDGLRVAGSRRERLKVFPSKLVVRRSCGCE from the coding sequence GTGGCCAAGGTAACCAGGGATGATGTGGCGCGACTGGCGGGAACGTCCACCGCCGTAGTCAGTTATGTCATCAACAACGGACCCCGGCCGGTTGCCCCGGCCACGCGCGAGCGTGTCCTCGCCGCGATCAAGGAACTGGGGTACCGGCCCGACCGGGTCGCCCAGGCGATGGCGTCCCGGCGTACGGATCTCATAGGCCTGATCGTGCCGGACGCGCGCCAGCCGTTCTTCGCGGAGATGGCGCACGCGGTCGAACAGGCCGCGTCCGAGCGCGGGAAGATGGTGCTCGTCGGGAACTCCGACTACATCGGCGAGCGCGAGGTCCACTACCTGCGGGCGTTCCTCGGGATGCGGGTGTCCGGGCTGATCCTGGTCTCCCACGCGCTGAACGACAACGCCGCCGCCGAGATCGAGGCGTGGGACGCCCGGGTCGTGCTGCTGCACGAGCGGCCGGAGGCGATCGACGACGTCGCCGTCGTCCTCGACGACCTCTCCGGCGCGAAGACCGCCGTCGAGCATCTGCTGGGCCACGGATACCCCTACGTCGCCTGTATGGGCGGTACCGCCGACACTCCCGCCGTGGGCGACCCGGTCTCCGATCACGTCGAGGGCTGGCGACGGGCCATGGACGAGGCCGGGCTCCCCACCGAGGGACGGCTCTTCGAGGCGCCGTACAACCGCTACGACGCGTATCAGGTGGCGCTCGGGGTGCTCGCGGGGCCCGACCGTCCGCCGGCGATCTTCTGCTCCACCGACGACCAGGCGATCGGCCTGCTGCGGGCCGCGCGCGAGCTGCGCATCGACGTGCCGGGCGAGCTGGGGGTCATCGGGTTCGACGACATCAAGGAAGCCGCGCTCGCGGATCCGCCGATGACGACGATCGCGTCGGACCGTTCGGCGATGGCCCGGGCCGCGGTGGACCTGGTGCTGGACGACGGACTCCGGGTCGCGGGGTCCCGCCGGGAGCGGCTGAAGGTGTTCCCGTCGAAGCTGGTCGTGCGGCGGTCCTGCGGGTGCGAGTGA
- a CDS encoding response regulator transcription factor, which yields MSSLLLLTNALQPSTEVLPALGLLLHNVRVAPAEGPALVDTPGADVILIDGRRDLPQVRSLCQLLRSTGPGCPLILVVTEGGLAAVTADWGIDDVLLDTAGPAEVEARLRLAMGRQQIVNDDSPMEIRNGDLSVDEATYSAKLKGRVLDLTFKEFELLKYLAQHPGRVFTRAQLLQEVWGYDYFGGTRTVDVHVRRLRAKLGPEHESLIGTVRNVGYRFVTPEKGSVGASDDAKAKGAVTGASGQANAEDADESAALDASEVPAEA from the coding sequence ATGAGTTCTCTGCTGCTCCTGACCAATGCCCTCCAGCCATCGACGGAGGTGCTGCCTGCCCTCGGCCTGCTCCTGCACAACGTGCGTGTGGCGCCGGCGGAAGGCCCCGCCCTCGTCGACACCCCGGGTGCCGACGTCATCCTGATCGACGGGCGCCGTGATCTGCCGCAGGTCCGCAGCCTGTGCCAGCTGCTGCGCTCCACCGGGCCCGGCTGTCCGCTCATCCTCGTCGTGACCGAGGGCGGCCTCGCCGCCGTCACCGCCGACTGGGGCATCGACGACGTCCTGCTCGACACCGCGGGACCGGCGGAGGTCGAGGCGCGTCTGCGGCTGGCCATGGGCCGCCAGCAGATCGTCAACGACGACTCCCCCATGGAGATCCGCAACGGCGACCTCTCGGTCGACGAGGCGACCTACTCCGCGAAGCTCAAGGGCCGGGTCCTCGACCTCACCTTCAAGGAGTTCGAGCTCCTCAAGTACCTCGCCCAGCACCCCGGCCGCGTCTTCACGCGCGCGCAGCTGCTGCAGGAGGTCTGGGGCTACGATTACTTCGGCGGCACCCGGACGGTCGACGTCCACGTACGAAGGCTGCGCGCGAAGCTCGGACCCGAGCACGAGTCGCTGATCGGGACCGTCCGGAACGTCGGTTATCGATTCGTTACGCCGGAGAAGGGCAGTGTCGGCGCGAGCGACGACGCCAAGGCCAAGGGCGCCGTGACCGGTGCTTCCGGCCAGGCAAACGCGGAGGATGCGGACGAGAGCGCCGCCCTGGACGCCTCCGAGGTACCGGCCGAGGCATAG
- a CDS encoding alpha/beta hydrolase, with amino-acid sequence MSIDPAGRVARSTGSPHSETRRHAPIRTFLHTDDGVTIDSVYDPPSFVYDASRPPARDLVFVIAHGFTGDVDRPHVRRVVNVFTRYGAVVTFSFRGHGASGGRSTVGDREVLDLAAAVAWARGLGHARVATVGFSMGGSVALRHAALYRPDGGPGGPVNEGRTGRDGRMDAYPDAVVSVSAPARWYYRGTAPMRRLHWLVTRPEGRLVSRYGFRTRIHHREWDPVPLSPVEAVPEIAPTPLLIVHGDRDGYFPLDHPRMLAEAAGDHGELWIEPMGHAEHAADDELLGRIGDWAVTAGG; translated from the coding sequence ATGAGCATTGATCCGGCAGGTCGTGTGGCGCGTTCCACGGGTAGTCCGCACTCTGAGACGCGCAGACATGCACCTATACGGACGTTTCTGCACACCGACGACGGTGTGACGATCGATTCCGTATACGACCCGCCTTCCTTCGTATACGACGCCTCCCGGCCACCTGCTCGCGACCTGGTGTTCGTGATCGCGCACGGCTTCACCGGCGATGTGGATCGTCCTCATGTTCGCCGGGTGGTGAACGTGTTCACGCGGTACGGCGCCGTGGTCACCTTCTCCTTCCGCGGCCACGGAGCCTCCGGCGGGCGTTCGACGGTCGGCGACCGCGAGGTGCTGGATCTGGCCGCCGCGGTGGCGTGGGCCCGCGGACTCGGCCACGCGCGCGTGGCGACCGTGGGCTTCTCGATGGGCGGCTCGGTGGCGCTGCGGCACGCGGCGCTGTACCGGCCCGACGGCGGTCCGGGCGGGCCGGTGAACGAGGGGCGCACGGGGCGCGATGGGCGCATGGACGCGTACCCGGACGCGGTGGTCTCGGTGAGTGCGCCGGCCCGCTGGTACTACCGCGGCACGGCGCCCATGCGAAGGCTCCACTGGCTGGTGACCCGGCCCGAGGGCCGTCTGGTGAGCCGCTACGGATTCCGTACGAGGATCCATCACCGGGAGTGGGACCCCGTCCCCCTCTCCCCGGTGGAGGCGGTTCCGGAGATCGCCCCCACCCCGCTCCTGATCGTCCACGGCGACCGCGACGGCTACTTCCCCCTCGACCACCCGCGGATGCTCGCGGAGGCCGCGGGCGACCACGGCGAGCTGTGGATCGAGCCCATGGGCCACGCCGAGCACGCGGCCGACGACGAGCTGCTGGGCCGTATCGGGGACTGGGCTGTCACAGCGGGCGGCTAG
- a CDS encoding MoaD/ThiS family protein: MPKVTVRYWAAAKAAAGIAEEPFDAATLAEALDAARERHPGELVRVLRRCSFLVDGDPVGTRGHETVRLADGGTVEVLPPFAGG, encoded by the coding sequence ATGCCAAAGGTCACGGTGCGCTACTGGGCCGCCGCGAAGGCCGCGGCCGGGATCGCCGAGGAGCCCTTCGACGCGGCCACGCTCGCCGAGGCGCTGGACGCGGCGCGCGAGCGACACCCCGGTGAACTGGTGCGCGTCCTGCGGCGATGCTCGTTCCTCGTCGACGGTGACCCCGTGGGCACCCGCGGACATGAGACGGTACGGCTGGCCGACGGCGGCACGGTCGAGGTGCTCCCGCCGTTCGCAGGAGGGTGA
- a CDS encoding VOC family protein encodes MSSSVRLSTVVLDTHDAHELAAFYQRLLGYVVRAEESHWVLIGPPPGTGGTSLAFQTEAEYVPPVWPTRKPGDQQMMLHLDIEVDGGPDALAAETARAVAEGARLAEYQPQDDVRVLFDPSGHPFCLWTETPGPT; translated from the coding sequence ATGTCTTCTTCCGTGAGGCTGTCCACCGTCGTCCTCGACACGCACGACGCGCACGAGCTCGCCGCCTTCTACCAACGCCTCCTCGGGTACGTGGTGCGCGCCGAGGAGTCGCACTGGGTCCTCATCGGACCGCCGCCCGGCACCGGCGGCACCTCCCTCGCCTTCCAGACCGAAGCCGAGTACGTGCCGCCCGTGTGGCCCACCCGCAAGCCGGGCGACCAGCAGATGATGCTGCACCTGGACATCGAGGTCGACGGCGGCCCCGACGCCTTGGCGGCCGAGACCGCGCGAGCGGTGGCGGAAGGGGCGCGGCTCGCCGAGTACCAGCCGCAGGACGACGTCCGGGTCCTCTTCGACCCGTCCGGGCACCCCTTCTGCCTGTGGACCGAGACGCCCGGGCCGACCTAG
- a CDS encoding DUF3099 domain-containing protein, translating to MLARRRHVYFGMMGTCIGLFVLAWGVVRLWSIPVAVGMCVVAMLIPPLAAIVANRRGPDDRWWDDPSGDAKSDEWWDELDGKRKRQ from the coding sequence ATGTTGGCGCGACGGCGGCATGTCTACTTCGGCATGATGGGCACGTGCATCGGGCTGTTCGTCCTGGCCTGGGGAGTGGTGCGGCTCTGGTCGATACCGGTGGCCGTGGGGATGTGTGTGGTCGCCATGCTGATCCCGCCGCTCGCCGCGATCGTCGCGAACCGGCGCGGGCCCGACGACCGCTGGTGGGACGACCCCTCCGGCGACGCGAAGTCCGACGAGTGGTGGGACGAGCTGGACGGGAAGAGGAAGCGGCAGTAG
- a CDS encoding DUF1416 domain-containing protein, whose translation MCGAKAGGPDASTIKPGETTIQGQVTRDGEPVVGYVRLLDSTGEFTAEVPTSATGQFRFYAAEGTWTVRALVPGATADRTVVAQQGGLAEVAIAV comes from the coding sequence ATGTGTGGAGCGAAGGCCGGCGGCCCGGACGCCTCGACGATCAAGCCCGGTGAGACCACGATCCAGGGTCAGGTGACGCGTGACGGCGAGCCTGTGGTGGGTTACGTCCGCCTCCTGGACTCGACCGGCGAGTTCACGGCGGAGGTCCCGACCTCCGCGACGGGCCAGTTCCGCTTCTACGCGGCCGAGGGCACCTGGACCGTCCGCGCCCTGGTCCCCGGCGCCACCGCCGACCGCACGGTCGTCGCCCAGCAGGGCGGCCTGGCCGAGGTCGCGATCGCGGTCTGA
- a CDS encoding sulfurtransferase → MSRSDVLVDADWVEANLDNPNIAIVEVDEDTSAYEKNHIRNAIRIDWTKDLQDPVRRDFVDQEGFEKLLSAKGIANDTLVILYGGNNNWFASYAYWYFKLYGHDNVKLLDGGRKKWELDARELVEEVPERTETTYTAKPQNKAIRAFRDDVVAAIGSQNLVDVRSPDEFSGKLLAPAHLPQEQSQRPGHVPSARNIPWSKNANDDGTFKSDEELKELYAEEQVDLAKDTIAYCRIGERSALTWFVLHELLGVENVKNYDGSWTEYGSLVGVPIELGANK, encoded by the coding sequence ATGAGCCGCAGCGACGTCCTGGTCGATGCCGACTGGGTCGAGGCCAACCTCGACAACCCGAACATCGCGATCGTGGAGGTGGACGAGGACACGTCCGCCTACGAGAAGAACCACATCCGCAACGCGATCCGCATCGACTGGACCAAGGACCTTCAGGACCCGGTCCGCCGCGACTTCGTCGACCAGGAGGGCTTCGAGAAGCTTCTGTCGGCGAAGGGCATCGCCAACGACACCCTGGTGATCCTGTACGGCGGCAACAACAACTGGTTCGCGTCCTACGCCTACTGGTACTTCAAGCTGTACGGCCACGACAACGTCAAGCTTCTCGACGGCGGCCGCAAGAAGTGGGAGCTGGACGCCCGCGAGCTCGTCGAGGAGGTCCCGGAGCGGACCGAGACGACCTACACGGCGAAGCCGCAGAACAAGGCCATCCGCGCCTTCCGCGACGACGTGGTGGCGGCCATCGGTTCGCAGAACCTGGTCGACGTCCGTTCCCCCGACGAGTTCTCCGGCAAGCTCCTCGCCCCGGCCCACCTGCCGCAGGAGCAGTCGCAGCGTCCGGGCCACGTCCCGTCCGCGCGCAACATCCCGTGGTCGAAGAACGCCAACGACGACGGCACCTTCAAGTCGGACGAGGAGCTCAAGGAGCTCTACGCCGAGGAGCAGGTCGACCTCGCCAAGGACACCATCGCGTACTGCCGTATCGGTGAGCGCTCGGCCCTGACCTGGTTCGTGCTGCACGAGCTGCTGGGTGTCGAGAACGTCAAGAACTACGACGGCTCCTGGACCGAGTACGGCTCCCTGGTCGGCGTTCCGATCGAGCTCGGCGCCAACAAGTAA
- a CDS encoding Ms5788A family Cys-rich leader peptide → MSVPTIDSMKRQADLTKRRAVDLCRVAAMLCRPF, encoded by the coding sequence ATGTCCGTCCCTACGATCGACAGCATGAAGCGACAGGCGGATCTCACGAAGCGGCGGGCAGTAGACCTGTGCCGCGTCGCCGCCATGCTCTGTCGCCCCTTCTGA